A stretch of the Coprobacillus cateniformis genome encodes the following:
- a CDS encoding YlmC/YmxH family sporulation protein, giving the protein MRFVSLQCKDVVNAATGTKIGYVVDVEIDPLCRCIQAIIVERVSAFRLLCVFKGPPTFIIPIENIITIGEDVILVNIEC; this is encoded by the coding sequence ATGCGATTTGTTTCTTTACAATGCAAAGATGTTGTGAATGCAGCAACTGGAACGAAGATTGGTTATGTTGTCGATGTTGAGATAGATCCACTTTGCCGATGTATACAGGCAATTATTGTGGAACGTGTATCAGCATTTCGATTGTTGTGTGTTTTTAAAGGGCCACCAACGTTTATTATTCCTATTGAAAATATTATAACAATAGGAGAGGATGTTATATTGGTGAATATCGAGTGTTAA